In Mixophyes fleayi isolate aMixFle1 unplaced genomic scaffold, aMixFle1.hap1 Scaffold_148, whole genome shotgun sequence, a single window of DNA contains:
- the LOC142114736 gene encoding histone H4, which produces MSGRGKGGKGLGKGGAKRHRKVLRDNIQGITKPAIRRLARRGGVKRISGLIYEETRGVLKVFLENVIRDAVTYTEHAKRKTVTAMDVVYALKRQGRTLYGFGG; this is translated from the coding sequence ATGTCTGGACGCGGTAAAGGAGGCAAGGGGCTCGGGAAAGGCGGTGCtaagaggcacaggaaggttcTCCGTGATAACATCCAGGGcatcactaaaccagctatccgtCGTTTAGCTCGTAGGGGAGGTGTGAAGCGCATCTCTGGGCTCATCTACGAGGAAACCCGCGGTGTCTTGAAGGTCTTCCTGGAGAATGTGATCCGTGATGCCGTCACTTACACAGAGCACGCAAAGAGAAAGACTGTCACAGCCATGGATGTCGTGTATGCCCTGAAACGTCAGGGTCGCACTCTGTACGGATTcggaggctaa
- the LOC142114777 gene encoding histone H3, giving the protein MARTKQTARKSTGGKAPRKQLATKAARKSAPATGGVKKPHRYRPGTVALREIRRYQKSTELLIRKLPFQRLVREIAQDFKTDLRFQSSAVMALQEASEAYLVGLFEDTNLCAIHAKRVTIMPKDIQLARRIRGERA; this is encoded by the coding sequence ATGGCCAGGACCAAGCAGACCGCTCGTAAGTCCACCGGTGGGAAAGCTCCCCGCAAGCAGCTGGCAACTAAAGCCGCCCGGAAGAGCGCCCCAGCTACCGGTGGTGTGAAGAAACCTCACCGTTACCGGCCAGGCACCGTCGCTCTGAGGGAGATCCGCCGCTACCAGAAGTCCACTGAGCTGTTGATCCGCAAGCTGCCCTTCCAGCGCTTGGTGCGGGAGATCGCCCAGGACTTCAAGACCGACCTGCGCTTCCAGAGCTCGGCTGTCATGGCTCTGCAAGAGGCCAGCGAGGCTTATCTGGTGGGGCTCTTCGAGGACACCAACCTGTGCGCCATCCACGCTAAGAGGGTGACCATCATGCCCAAAGACATCCAGCTGGCCCGCAGGATCCGAGGGGAGAGGGCATAA
- the LOC142114776 gene encoding histone H1-like, producing the protein MSEPVPAAAPAPPAEAPAKSKRPKKAASAGSMKSSKASGPSVSEQIVKVAAASKERNGISLAAVKKALAAGGYDVEKNNSRLKLAIKSLVTKETLIQVKGSGASGSFKLNKKQLDSKDKAVKKAAVAKAKKVSKSPKKAPSASKSPKKAKKPAVAKKAAKSPKKPKVAVKSKKVAKSPAKKAAKPKVTKSPAKKAAKPKVAKKAAKPKVTKSPAKKAAKPKKTAPKKK; encoded by the coding sequence ATGTCTGAGCCAGTCCCAGCCGCAGCGCCTGCTCCTCCAGCAGAGGCCCCCGCCAAGAGTAAGCGGCCCAAGAAAGCAGCTTCAGCAGGATCCATGAAGAGCAGCAAAGCGTCCGGTCCCAGCGTGTCTGAGCAGATTGTAAAGGTGGCAGCTGCATCCAAGGAGCGTAATGGGATTTCCCTGGCCGCTGTGAAGAAAGCTCTGGCTGCCGGAGGATACGATGTGGAGAAGAACAACAGCCGCCTGAAGTTGGCGATCAAGAGCTTGGTGACCAAAGAAACCCTCATCCAGGTGAAAGGCAGCGGTGCCTCCGGCTCCTTTAAGCTGAACAAGAAACAGTTGGACAGCAAGGACAAGGCGGTGAAGAAGGCAGCAGTGGCCAAAGCCAAGAAAGTATCCAAGTCCCCCAAGAAGGCTCCGAGCGCATCCAAGAGCCCTAAAAAGGCGAAAAAACCGGCAGTTGCCAAGAAGGCTGCAAAAAGCCCAAAGAAGCCAAAAGTCGCTGTGAAATCCAAGAAGGTGGCCAAGAGCCCGGCCAAGAAGGCAGCGAAGCCTAAAGTGACCAAGAGCCCGGCCAAGAAGGCGGCTAAGCCTAAAGTGGCCAAGAAGGCAGCGAAGCCTAAAGTGaccaagagcccggctaagaaAGCAGCGAAGCCCAAGAAGACAGCTCCTAAGAAGAAGTAA
- the LOC142114773 gene encoding histone H2A type 1-like, which translates to MSGRGKQGGKTRAKAKTRSSRAGLQFPVGRVHRLLRKGNYAERVGAGAPVYLAAVLEYLTAEILELAGNAARDNKKTRIIPRHLQLAVRNDEELNKLLGGVTIAQGGVLPNIQAVLLPKKTESHKAAKSK; encoded by the coding sequence ATGTCTGGTAGAGGCAAACAAGGCGGAAAGACCCGGGCTAAGGCCAAGACTCGCTCATCTCGGGCTGGGCTTCAGTTTCCAGTTGGACGTGTTCACCGTCTTTTGAGAAAGGGTAATTATGCCGAGCGTGTGGGAGCCGGAGCTCCTGTCTATCTGGCCGCCGTGCTCGAGTACCTAACGGCTGAGATTCTGGAGTTGGCAGGAAATGCCgcccgtgataacaagaagacccgcatcatcccccgccacctgcaGCTGGCTGTGCGCAACGATGAAGAGCTAAACAAGCTGCTCGGAGGGGTGACGATCGCCCAGGGAGgcgtcctgcccaacatccaggccgtgctgctgcccaagaagaccgagagccacaaggcagctaagagcaagtga
- the LOC142114749 gene encoding histone H2B 1.1-like — MPDPAKSAPAAKKGSKKAVTKTQKKDGKKRRKTRKESYAIYVYKVLKQVHPDTGISSKAMGIMNSFVNDIFERIAGEASRLAHYNKRSTITSREIQTAVRLLLPGELAKHAVSEGTKAVTKYTSAK; from the coding sequence ATGCCTGATCCAGCAAAGTCTGCTCCTGCGGCCAAAAAGGGCTCCAAGAAAGCCGTgaccaagacccagaagaaagatgggaagaagcgtagaaagaccaggaaggagagttatgctatctacgtgtacaaggtgctgaagcaggtccaccctgataccggcatctcctccaaggccatgggtatcatgaactcctttgttaatgacatttttgagCGCATCGCAGGAGAAGCCTCCcgcctggctcactacaacaagcgctccaccatcacctcccgGGAGATCCAGACCGCTGTGCGTCTACTGCTGCCCGGTGAGCTGGCCAAGCACGCCGTGTCTGAGGGCACTAAGGCCGTCACCAAGTACACCAGCGCCAAGTAA